A genomic stretch from Streptomyces sp. QL37 includes:
- a CDS encoding ACP S-malonyltransferase → MLVLVAPGQGAQTPGFLTPWLELPGAADRIAGWSDAIGLDLAHYGTKADADEIRDTAVAQPLLVAAGLLSAAALDASPAVVAGHSVGEITAAALAGVIDDEAALRFVRTRGLGMAEAAAVTETGMAALLGGDPDVTVPHLEKLGLTPANVNGGGQIVAAGTAAQIAALAEDKPEGVRRVVPLKVAGAFHTSHMAPAVERLREAATALKVADPKITYVSNADGKTVAAGDEVISRLVGQVANPVRWDLCMETFAELGVTALIEAAPGGTLVGLAKRALPGVQTLALKTPDDLDAARALISEHAGA, encoded by the coding sequence GTGCTCGTACTCGTCGCTCCCGGCCAAGGCGCTCAGACGCCCGGCTTCCTGACTCCCTGGCTCGAACTCCCCGGTGCCGCAGACCGCATCGCGGGATGGTCCGACGCCATCGGGCTCGACCTTGCCCACTACGGCACGAAGGCCGACGCGGACGAGATCCGCGACACGGCGGTGGCTCAGCCGCTGCTGGTCGCCGCGGGTCTCCTCTCCGCCGCCGCCCTGGACGCCTCGCCCGCCGTCGTCGCCGGACACAGCGTCGGTGAGATCACCGCCGCCGCGCTGGCCGGTGTCATCGACGACGAGGCGGCGCTCCGTTTCGTACGCACCCGGGGTCTCGGCATGGCCGAGGCCGCGGCGGTGACCGAGACCGGCATGGCCGCTCTCCTCGGCGGGGACCCGGACGTCACGGTCCCGCACCTGGAGAAGCTGGGCCTCACCCCGGCCAACGTCAACGGCGGCGGCCAGATCGTCGCCGCCGGCACCGCGGCACAGATCGCCGCGCTGGCCGAGGACAAGCCCGAGGGCGTGCGCCGCGTGGTGCCGCTCAAGGTCGCCGGGGCGTTCCACACGTCGCACATGGCTCCGGCCGTGGAGAGGCTGCGTGAAGCCGCCACCGCCCTGAAGGTCGCCGACCCGAAGATCACGTACGTGTCGAACGCCGACGGGAAGACGGTCGCCGCCGGCGACGAGGTCATCTCGCGGCTCGTCGGCCAGGTCGCCAACCCGGTCCGCTGGGACCTGTGCATGGAGACCTTCGCCGAGCTCGGTGTCACCGCCCTCATCGAGGCGGCGCCCGGTGGGACCCTGGTCGGGCTCGCCAAGCGCGCGCTGCCCGGTGTGCAGACCCTCGCGCTCAAGACCCCCGACGACCTCGACGCGGCCCGCGCGCTCATCTCCGAGCACGCAGGCGCCTAA
- a CDS encoding helix-turn-helix transcriptional regulator, giving the protein MAHVQSLDPSASPLDFYGWELRRRREAVGLKQGQLGEIIFCTGSLIGQIETTKKVPTRDFSERVDAALGTDGVFSRLVGLVLRSQLPTWFQAYADMEARATYISTYQAQLVYGLLQTEEYARALFSLDHPDRVDELVAARLERQRILHSDRSLALWVILSEAVLRQEVGGRDVMREQLARLLDFRHNPWVQIQVLPFSIGQHTGMLGSFNLLRFEDDPDLFYVDGYDQGHMTANPQVIKERSVGYARLQATALSPEDSATLIARVMEERYGNQP; this is encoded by the coding sequence GTGGCCCATGTGCAGTCACTCGACCCGAGCGCTTCGCCGTTGGACTTCTACGGCTGGGAGCTGCGCCGCCGGCGGGAGGCCGTCGGCCTCAAGCAGGGCCAGCTCGGCGAGATCATCTTCTGCACGGGCTCGCTGATCGGCCAGATCGAGACGACGAAGAAGGTCCCGACCCGCGACTTCTCGGAGCGCGTGGACGCAGCGCTCGGCACGGACGGGGTGTTCTCACGGCTGGTCGGCCTGGTCCTGCGGAGCCAACTGCCGACGTGGTTCCAGGCGTACGCGGACATGGAGGCGCGGGCGACGTACATCTCCACGTACCAGGCGCAGTTGGTGTACGGGCTGTTGCAGACGGAGGAGTACGCGCGGGCCCTGTTCTCCCTGGATCACCCTGACAGGGTTGACGAACTCGTCGCGGCCCGCCTGGAACGTCAGCGAATTCTGCACAGCGACCGTTCGCTCGCCCTGTGGGTCATCCTGAGCGAAGCTGTCTTGCGCCAGGAGGTCGGTGGACGCGACGTCATGCGTGAGCAACTGGCGAGATTGTTGGACTTCCGCCACAACCCCTGGGTGCAGATTCAAGTGCTCCCCTTCTCCATCGGCCAACACACGGGCATGCTCGGATCGTTCAATCTGCTCAGGTTCGAAGATGACCCCGACCTGTTCTACGTGGACGGCTACGACCAGGGCCACATGACCGCCAATCCACAGGTGATCAAGGAACGTTCGGTCGGCTACGCTCGATTGCAAGCCACAGCCCTCTCCCCTGAGGACTCGGCGACACTCATCGCTCGTGTGATGGAGGAACGGTATGGAAACCAGCCATGA
- a CDS encoding ketoacyl-ACP synthase III has protein sequence MSKIKPSKGAPYARIMGVGGYRPTRVVPNEVILETIDSSDEWIRSRSGIATRHWASDEETVAMMSVEASGKAIADAGIDPGQIGGVIVSTVSHFKQTPAVATDIAHRVGAGKPAAFDISAGCAGFGYGLTLAKGMIVEGSAEYVLVIGVERLSDLTDLEDRATAFLFGDGAGAVVVGPSQEPAIGPTVWGSEGDKSETIKQTVAWNDFHIGDVSNLPLNERGEVKFPAITQEGQAVFRWAVFEMAKVAQQALEAAGISPEDLDVFIPHQANMRIIDSMVKTLKLPEHVTVARDVETTGNTSAASIPLAMERLLATGQAKSGDTALIIGFGAGLVYAATVVTLP, from the coding sequence ATGTCGAAGATCAAGCCCAGCAAGGGCGCCCCGTACGCACGGATCATGGGTGTGGGCGGCTACCGCCCGACCCGTGTCGTGCCCAACGAGGTGATCCTCGAGACGATCGACTCGTCCGACGAGTGGATCCGCTCCCGCTCCGGTATCGCCACCCGGCACTGGGCCTCCGACGAGGAGACCGTGGCCATGATGTCCGTGGAGGCCTCCGGCAAGGCGATCGCGGACGCCGGTATCGATCCCGGGCAGATCGGCGGAGTCATCGTCTCCACCGTCTCGCACTTCAAGCAGACTCCTGCCGTCGCGACCGACATCGCGCACAGGGTCGGCGCGGGCAAGCCCGCGGCCTTCGACATCTCGGCCGGCTGCGCGGGCTTCGGCTACGGCCTCACGCTCGCCAAGGGCATGATCGTCGAGGGCTCGGCGGAGTACGTACTCGTCATCGGCGTCGAGCGGCTCAGCGACCTCACCGACCTGGAGGACCGCGCGACGGCCTTCCTGTTCGGCGACGGCGCGGGCGCGGTCGTGGTCGGCCCGTCCCAGGAGCCGGCGATCGGCCCCACGGTCTGGGGCTCCGAGGGCGACAAGTCCGAGACGATCAAGCAGACCGTGGCGTGGAACGACTTCCACATCGGCGACGTCTCGAACCTCCCGCTCAACGAACGGGGCGAGGTCAAGTTCCCGGCCATCACGCAGGAGGGCCAGGCGGTCTTCCGCTGGGCCGTCTTCGAGATGGCGAAGGTCGCCCAGCAGGCGCTGGAAGCGGCCGGGATCTCCCCGGAGGACCTGGATGTCTTCATCCCGCACCAGGCAAACATGCGGATCATCGACTCGATGGTGAAGACGCTCAAGCTGCCGGAGCACGTCACGGTCGCCCGTGACGTGGAAACCACCGGCAACACGTCGGCCGCCTCGATTCCGCTCGCAATGGAGCGGCTTCTGGCGACCGGTCAGGCCAAGAGCGGCGACACGGCGCTCATCATCGGCTTCGGGGCGGGTCTCGTCTACGCCGCGACGGTCGTTACCCTCCCCTAG
- a CDS encoding endonuclease/exonuclease/phosphatase family protein: MFRRTLSVIATVVALAAAGPVAQASAADAASLPGARVLDVMSFNIHHAQGTDDVLDLRRIARVVRESGADVVGLQEVDNHYSDRSEWADQSASLAEALGYHVVFGANIDNAPPAPGGHRVQYGTAILSRYPITASENTWLFKSPDQEQRGLLHATIDVRGRKVEVYNTHLSASSQTDRLAQAGQVVDLIEAARPGILVGDFNALPSAPESQPLQKAYTDAWARSPHPRGDGATHPSEAPAKRIDVIYTTRGATPLVTRVVHTDPAASDHLPLLSKVLLTR; the protein is encoded by the coding sequence ATGTTCCGCCGGACCCTGTCCGTCATCGCCACCGTCGTCGCGCTCGCCGCCGCGGGACCCGTCGCCCAGGCCTCGGCCGCCGACGCCGCGTCCCTCCCCGGTGCCCGCGTGCTGGACGTCATGTCGTTCAACATCCACCACGCCCAGGGGACCGACGACGTGCTGGACCTCCGGCGGATCGCCCGCGTGGTCCGCGAGAGCGGCGCCGACGTGGTGGGCCTGCAGGAGGTCGACAACCACTACTCGGATCGCAGCGAGTGGGCCGACCAGTCCGCCTCACTCGCCGAAGCGCTGGGCTACCACGTCGTGTTCGGCGCCAACATCGACAACGCCCCGCCGGCCCCCGGCGGCCACCGCGTGCAGTACGGCACCGCGATCCTGTCCCGCTACCCGATCACCGCCTCGGAGAACACCTGGCTGTTCAAGTCGCCGGATCAGGAGCAGCGCGGCCTGCTGCACGCCACGATCGACGTCCGCGGCAGGAAGGTGGAGGTCTACAACACCCACCTGTCCGCCAGCTCGCAGACCGACCGCCTCGCGCAGGCCGGCCAGGTCGTGGACCTGATCGAGGCGGCGAGGCCGGGGATCCTGGTGGGCGACTTCAACGCGCTGCCGAGCGCCCCGGAGTCCCAGCCGCTGCAGAAGGCCTACACCGACGCGTGGGCCCGGTCACCGCACCCGCGCGGCGACGGCGCGACCCACCCCTCCGAGGCCCCGGCCAAGCGGATCGACGTCATCTACACGACCCGCGGGGCGACGCCCCTGGTCACCCGGGTCGTGCACACCGACCCGGCCGCCTCCGACCATCTGCCGCTGCTCAGCAAGGTCCTGCTCACCCGCTGA
- a CDS encoding DUF397 domain-containing protein codes for METSHDLAAAQWRKSSFSGPNGGDCVECTVTGAATWRKSSYSGSTGGECVEVADGCAASVPVRDSKNPSGPVIVMSTAAWQAFVDGLR; via the coding sequence ATGGAAACCAGCCATGACCTGGCCGCAGCGCAGTGGCGGAAGTCCTCGTTCAGCGGACCGAACGGTGGCGACTGCGTCGAGTGCACCGTCACCGGCGCCGCAACCTGGCGGAAGTCCTCGTACAGCGGCAGCACCGGAGGGGAGTGCGTAGAGGTCGCCGACGGCTGCGCCGCATCCGTCCCCGTCCGCGACAGCAAGAACCCGTCCGGCCCCGTGATCGTCATGAGCACCGCCGCCTGGCAGGCCTTCGTGGACGGGCTCCGCTGA
- a CDS encoding acyl carrier protein, translating into MAATQEEIVTGLAEIVNEIAGIPVEDVQLDKSFTDDLDVDSLSMVEVVVAAEERFDVKIPDEDVKNLKTVGDAAAYILKHQG; encoded by the coding sequence ATGGCCGCCACTCAGGAAGAGATCGTCACCGGTCTCGCCGAGATCGTCAACGAGATCGCCGGTATCCCGGTCGAGGACGTCCAGCTGGACAAGTCCTTCACCGACGACCTGGACGTCGACTCGCTGTCCATGGTCGAGGTCGTCGTCGCCGCCGAAGAGCGCTTCGACGTCAAGATCCCCGACGAGGACGTCAAGAACCTCAAGACGGTCGGCGACGCCGCCGCCTACATCC
- a CDS encoding pirin family protein — MMDVRRSGDRFRGGDPATGDSAGIETLHAFSFGRFYDPDNLRFGPILACNEERLAPGAGFDEHPHSHTEIVTWVVEGELTHRDSASHATVVRTGDVQHLSSAAGVRHVERNDGEHPLTFIQMWLAPLRPGGEPSYTHVAGIADSTPYALPEAGAMLHVRRQSEGERTAVPDAAGVYVHVVRGRVLLAGEELGPGDSARITGSRGLELEALEQAEVLLWELAEV, encoded by the coding sequence GTGATGGACGTACGCCGCTCCGGGGACCGGTTCCGCGGCGGGGACCCGGCCACGGGTGACTCCGCGGGCATCGAGACGCTGCACGCATTCTCCTTCGGGCGGTTCTACGACCCGGACAACCTGCGCTTCGGGCCGATTCTGGCCTGCAACGAGGAGCGTCTCGCCCCGGGCGCAGGCTTCGACGAGCATCCGCACAGCCACACCGAGATCGTCACCTGGGTGGTGGAGGGCGAACTCACCCACCGCGACTCGGCCTCGCACGCCACCGTCGTACGGACCGGTGACGTCCAGCACCTCAGCTCGGCCGCCGGGGTGCGGCATGTCGAGCGCAACGACGGGGAACACCCGCTGACGTTCATCCAGATGTGGCTGGCCCCTCTGCGGCCCGGCGGGGAGCCGTCCTACACGCACGTCGCCGGGATCGCCGACTCCACCCCCTACGCCCTCCCCGAGGCGGGCGCCATGCTCCATGTCCGTCGGCAGTCCGAGGGCGAGCGGACCGCCGTGCCGGACGCCGCGGGCGTCTACGTCCACGTCGTACGGGGCCGCGTGCTCCTCGCCGGCGAGGAGCTGGGGCCGGGCGACTCGGCCCGGATCACGGGGTCCCGGGGGCTGGAGCTGGAGGCGCTGGAGCAGGCCGAGGTGCTGCTCTGGGAGCTCGCCGAGGTGTGA
- a CDS encoding serine hydrolase domain-containing protein, whose translation MQSLAMIENWPVPTAAAAVVTSDGTLLGTHGPTAHRFPLASVTKPLAAYAALVAYEEGAVELDEPAGPEGSTVRHLLAHTSGLAFDEHRVTAPPGTRRLYSNAGFEVLGDHIAKATEIPFAEYARQAVLEPLGMTSTSLEGSPAKDGVSTLDDLVRFAAEVQAPRLLDPRTVLEAQTVVHPGLKGVLPGYGHQNPNDWGLGFEIRDSKSPHWTGLSSSPATFGHFGQSGTFLWIDPAAGAACVALTDRAFGPWAAEVWTPFTDAVLAELAASR comes from the coding sequence ATGCAGAGCCTGGCGATGATCGAGAACTGGCCCGTCCCCACCGCGGCAGCCGCCGTCGTCACCTCGGACGGCACGCTCCTGGGTACCCATGGTCCCACCGCGCACCGCTTCCCGCTGGCCTCGGTGACCAAGCCGCTGGCGGCCTACGCGGCGCTGGTGGCCTACGAGGAGGGGGCCGTCGAGCTGGACGAGCCGGCCGGGCCCGAGGGCTCGACCGTCCGCCACCTCCTCGCGCACACCAGCGGCCTCGCCTTCGACGAGCACCGCGTCACCGCGCCTCCCGGCACCCGCAGGCTGTATTCCAACGCCGGCTTCGAGGTGCTGGGCGACCACATCGCGAAGGCCACGGAGATCCCGTTCGCCGAGTACGCGCGCCAGGCGGTCCTGGAACCCCTGGGCATGACGTCGACGTCCCTGGAGGGTTCCCCCGCGAAGGACGGCGTCTCGACCCTGGACGACCTCGTGCGCTTCGCCGCCGAGGTGCAGGCCCCGCGCCTCCTCGACCCGCGTACGGTCCTGGAGGCGCAGACCGTCGTACACCCCGGCCTCAAGGGCGTGCTCCCCGGTTACGGCCACCAGAACCCCAACGACTGGGGGCTCGGCTTCGAGATCCGCGACTCCAAGTCGCCCCACTGGACCGGGCTCTCCTCATCCCCCGCCACCTTCGGTCACTTCGGCCAGTCCGGCACGTTCCTCTGGATCGACCCGGCGGCGGGCGCGGCCTGCGTCGCACTGACGGACCGGGCCTTCGGACCGTGGGCGGCCGAGGTCTGGACACCGTTCACCGACGCGGTGCTCGCGGAGCTCGCCGCCTCCCGCTGA
- a CDS encoding 1,4-alpha-glucan branching protein — MAVIHRTTMTPTKLELLTGWLPRQDWYVGSTKTPELARTGGFRLDDPEGSVGIEFMVVVDTTAPEPVAYAVPLGYRGEPLEGAPGEALIGTSEHGVLGTRWIYDGVHDPVVTAQLCALLRGDAKPQHLTLSDTPDPTVTVDGVGPDEGRDVRVNRVLRSAKAAQALSGGIVAGWTWPDGTAARGVLAVAASS, encoded by the coding sequence ATGGCCGTTATCCACCGCACCACCATGACGCCCACCAAGCTGGAGCTGCTCACCGGCTGGCTGCCCAGGCAGGACTGGTACGTCGGCTCCACGAAGACGCCGGAGCTGGCCCGGACCGGTGGTTTCCGTCTGGACGACCCGGAGGGCTCCGTCGGGATCGAGTTCATGGTCGTGGTGGACACCACCGCGCCGGAGCCCGTGGCGTACGCGGTCCCGCTGGGCTACCGGGGCGAGCCGCTGGAAGGCGCCCCCGGTGAGGCGCTGATCGGCACCTCCGAGCACGGGGTGCTCGGCACCCGGTGGATCTACGACGGTGTCCACGACCCGGTCGTGACGGCGCAGTTGTGCGCGCTCCTGCGCGGCGACGCGAAGCCGCAGCACCTGACCCTGAGCGACACCCCCGACCCGACCGTCACGGTGGACGGAGTCGGCCCCGACGAGGGGCGCGACGTCCGGGTCAACCGCGTCCTGCGGTCGGCGAAGGCCGCGCAGGCTCTGTCCGGAGGCATCGTCGCCGGGTGGACCTGGCCGGACGGTACGGCCGCGCGGGGCGTACTCGCGGTCGCCGCGTCCTCGTGA
- a CDS encoding helix-turn-helix domain-containing protein has protein sequence MPRPDPEQPASHDAHLHAATLKRLEQSSGRLAANAIARMDETLPWYRAMPPENRSWIGLVAQAGIAAFTEWFRHPETPQAISTDVFGTAPRELTRAITLRQTVEMVRTTIEVMETAIEEVAAPGDESVLREALLVYAREIAFATAQVYAQAAEARGAWDARLESLVVNAVLSGEADEGAVSRAAALGWNSPEHVCVVLGTAPEGDSELTVEAIRRAARHAKLQVLTGVLGHRLVVIAGGSDNPLNVAKSLIGPYAAGPVVAGPVVPDLLAATRSAQAAAAGLKACSAWQDAPRPVLSDDLLPERAMAGDPAARDQLVEEIYRPLEEAGSALLETLSVYLEQASSLEGAARMLFVHPNTVRYRLRRVTDVTGWSPSDVRSAFTLRIALILGRLAAGDTQS, from the coding sequence GTGCCCCGACCCGATCCTGAACAGCCCGCCTCGCATGACGCCCATCTCCACGCCGCGACCCTGAAACGCCTGGAGCAGTCCTCCGGCCGGCTGGCCGCGAACGCCATCGCCCGCATGGACGAGACGCTGCCGTGGTACCGGGCGATGCCACCGGAGAACCGGTCCTGGATCGGCCTGGTCGCCCAGGCCGGTATCGCCGCGTTCACCGAGTGGTTCCGGCACCCGGAGACACCGCAGGCGATCTCCACCGATGTGTTCGGCACGGCTCCGCGCGAGCTGACGCGGGCGATCACCCTGCGGCAGACCGTCGAGATGGTGCGTACGACGATCGAGGTCATGGAGACCGCGATCGAGGAGGTCGCGGCGCCCGGCGACGAGTCGGTGCTGCGCGAGGCGCTGCTCGTCTACGCGCGCGAGATCGCCTTCGCGACCGCGCAGGTCTACGCGCAGGCCGCCGAGGCCCGCGGCGCGTGGGACGCCCGGCTGGAGTCGCTGGTGGTGAACGCGGTGCTGTCCGGCGAGGCGGACGAGGGCGCCGTGTCCCGGGCCGCCGCCCTCGGCTGGAACTCTCCCGAGCATGTGTGCGTCGTCCTCGGCACCGCCCCGGAGGGCGACAGCGAGCTCACCGTGGAGGCGATCCGGCGGGCGGCCAGGCACGCGAAGCTCCAGGTCCTGACCGGGGTCCTCGGGCACCGCCTGGTGGTGATCGCGGGCGGCAGCGACAACCCCCTGAACGTCGCGAAGTCGCTGATCGGCCCCTATGCGGCCGGTCCCGTCGTCGCCGGACCCGTGGTGCCCGACCTCCTCGCGGCCACCCGGTCCGCGCAGGCCGCGGCCGCCGGTCTCAAAGCCTGCTCGGCGTGGCAGGACGCTCCGAGGCCCGTCCTGTCGGACGATCTCCTTCCTGAGCGTGCGATGGCGGGAGACCCCGCCGCGCGCGATCAGCTGGTGGAGGAGATCTACAGACCGCTCGAAGAAGCGGGTTCGGCACTTCTGGAGACGCTGAGTGTGTATCTGGAGCAGGCGAGCAGTCTCGAGGGCGCGGCACGGATGCTGTTCGTGCACCCCAATACCGTGCGCTACCGGCTGCGACGTGTGACCGACGTCACCGGCTGGTCGCCCTCCGACGTCCGTTCCGCGTTCACGCTGCGGATCGCCCTCATCCTGGGGCGCTTGGCCGCCGGGGACACTCAGTCCTAG
- a CDS encoding MerR family transcriptional regulator: protein MTVMESSSARTATRASAPKAHPRPEGQDHYTISEVVAFCGLTAHTLRWYERIGLMPHVDRSHTGQRRFSNRDLDWLTFVGKLRLTGMPVADMVRYAELLREGDHTFAERQELLEATRRDVRARIAELQGTLAVLDFKIDFYGGARAASESERV from the coding sequence ATGACGGTGATGGAGAGCAGTTCCGCACGGACGGCCACCCGCGCTTCCGCCCCCAAGGCGCATCCGCGCCCCGAGGGCCAGGACCACTACACCATCAGCGAGGTCGTCGCCTTCTGCGGGCTCACCGCCCACACGCTGCGCTGGTACGAGCGGATCGGGCTCATGCCGCACGTCGACCGCTCCCACACCGGCCAGCGCCGCTTCAGCAACCGCGACCTGGACTGGCTGACCTTCGTGGGCAAGCTGAGGCTGACCGGAATGCCGGTCGCCGACATGGTCAGGTACGCGGAACTCCTCCGGGAGGGCGACCACACCTTCGCCGAGCGGCAGGAACTGCTGGAAGCGACCCGGCGCGACGTGAGGGCGCGGATCGCGGAACTCCAAGGGACGCTCGCCGTGCTCGACTTCAAGATCGACTTTTATGGTGGCGCCCGCGCGGCGTCGGAATCGGAAAGGGTCTGA